Part of the Rhizobium sp. WYJ-E13 genome is shown below.
TCAGCAGACCGGGAATGGCGAGCGCCCCGTCGTAGTGCCCCTCGATGGAAACAGGCCCCATGCGTGAGGTCGCGGCAATGATGTCGGTGCCGGCGGCAGCGACCGCACGAGCGGCAGTTGCCGCCTTCTCGGTCATGGAAGCGGTGGTATTGGGATTGACGATCAATATGCGCATGTCAGCGGGTCTTTGCCTGCCGCCGGCCGAGCATCATCATGATGCCCAACGCGACGAGAATGATGGTGAAGGAGAAGAGCGTCGTGACCGTGCCGAGCGCATAGAGCACCGGCGTCGTGACGTTCGTGGTCATGCCGTAGATTTCGAGCGGCAGCGTGTTGTAGGTGCCTGACGTCATCAGGGTGCGGGCGAATTCGTCATAGGAAAGCGTGAAGCCGAAGAGACCGACGCCGATCAGGCTCGGCGCAATCATCGGCAGAACGACATGCCGGAACGTCTGCCAGGAGGTCGCCCCGAGATCGCGCGCCGCCTCCTCGTATGCCGGCGAGAAGCGATTGAAGACGGCGAACATGATCAGCACGCCGAAGGGGAGCGTCCAGGTCAGATGCGCACCGAAGGCCGAGGAATACCATGCCGGCCGCAAACCGCCTTGCTGGAAGACGACGCCGATACCAAGCGAGATGATGATCGAGGGCACGACGAGGCTTGCGACTGTCGCATAAAACAGCACCGATGAGCCGCGAAACCGCCGGCGGAAGGCAAGGCCGGCCATCAGCGAAACCACGACGGTCACGATCATCACCATCAGGCCGAGAATGAAGGAGCGCTGGAAGGACGCCCCGAAATCGCCGACCGCCTGCTTCTCGAAGAGATTGAAGAACCAGTGCGTCGAGACGCCGTTCAGCGGGAAGGTCAGGCCGCCATCCGGTCCCTGGAAGGAGAGGATGACAATTGCCGAGAGCGGCCCGTAGAGAAAGAGCACGAATACAGCGAAGAAGAGTGCCAGCACATAGAATTGGAAGGAGCGTTTTTCGCGATTCATCTCAGAGCTCCCTGCGGATATCGACGACGCGCAGAATCGCGGCGACCATCGTCAGCACCACTGCCAGCAGCACGACCGCATTGGCGGCAGCGGCCGGATATTGCAGCAACGACATCTGGTTCTTCATCATCAGCGCCACCGAAGCACTCTGCCCGCCCGACATGACCTGCACGGTGGAAAAATCCGCCATGACAAGCGTGACAACGAAGATCGTGCCGATCGCCATGCCAGGCTTGGCAAGCGGGATCACCACATTCCACAAAACCTGCCAGCCGGAAGCACCGGCATCGCGCGCCGCTTCGAAGAGCGAACGGTCGATGCGCATCAGCGTATTGAAGATCGGTGTCACCATGAACAGCGTATAGAGATGCACCATGGCGAGCACCACGGCGAAATCCGAATAGAGCAGCCATTCCACCGGCTGCGGTACAATGCCCATCTGCACCAGCGCCGAATTGACGAGACCGTTACGCCCGAGCACCGGGATCCACGAGATCATGCGGATGATGTTCGATGTCATGAAGGGCACGGTGCAAACGAGGAAGAGGATCATCTGCGTCGAGGTCTTGCGGATATGGAAGGCCAGGAAATAGGCGACCCAGAAGCCGATGAAGAGCGTCAGCGCCCAGACGATGACGGTGAATTTCAGCGTGTTGAGATAGGTTTTCCACGTCACCCATGAACCGAGCGTCTCGGTATAGTTCATGGTCAGGAAATCGGGATAGAGACCGGCGAAATCATAATCCCAGAAACTGACGACCGCGATCATGGCGATCGGCAGGATGAAGAAGAAGCCGAGGATGGCGATCAGCGGCGTGGCCTGCAGATAGGAGATCGCCCATGGCGCAAGCCGGAAGGCGCGTTTGGGCGTCTCCGCTGCCGGTATCGTCTGCTCTGAAGCGATCGTGGCCATGTCTGGTCCTTTCGTTCATCAAGGAAGAAAGGAGAGGTCGTCAAAGACCCCTCCCCAACCCTCCCCACGAGGGGAGGAAAAGCGGCAAACGCCGACGTGCCTCAGGCGGCGATGAATTCGTTCCAGCGGCGGACCATGTAGCGGTCTTCATCCATGACGGAATTCCAGCATGCCACATGACCCATGCGCTCTTCGAACGAACCACCATCGCGAACAGCGCCGGCCTTTTCCATGACCTTGCCTTCCGGCGAAAGGATATCACCCTGCGCCGCCTTGCCTTCGATCCAGTAGCCCCATTCGTCTGCCGTCATGAAGTTCTTGGCGGTATCCATGCAAGCGGAGTAGTAGCCCTGACGGTTGAGATAGCCGCCGACCCAGCCAGAGGTGTACCAATTGATATATTCGTAGGCGGCGTCGAGCTGCGCGCCCTTGAGGTGCGCGGCGAGGCCGAGACCGCCACCCCATGAACGATAGCCTTCCTTGAGCGGCTGATATTTGCAGGCAATACCCTTGGAGCGGACGGCGGCGACGGCCGGCGACCACATGGACTGGATGACAACCTCGCCCGATGCCATCAGGTTGACCGACTCGTCGAAGCTCTTCCAGAAGGCGCGGAATTGGCCGTCCTGCTTTGCCTTGATCAGGAACTCGATCGTCTTGTCGATCTCCGCCTTGGTCATGTTGCCCTTGTCGGCATATTTGATGTTGCCCAGAGCTTCCATGATCATCGCGGCATCCATGATGCCGATCGACGGGATGTTGAGGATCGAGGTCTTGCCCTTGAACTTCGGATCCATGATATCAGCCCAGGTGGTGATCTCGCGGCCGACGAGGTCGGGACGAATGCCGAGCGTATCAGCATTGTAGATCGTCGGCATCATGGTGAAGAGCTCGGTCTCCCCCTTGGCGAAAGTCTTGGCATCCTTGCTTTCGACGTAGCCAACGGTGTGCGGTGCCGTGCCCTGGGCAATGACGCTGTCTGGCTTCAGCTTGCCGTTCTTGAAGAGCGGCACGACCTGGTCGTAATATTTCAGCTTCTTCACATCCATCGGCTGGATGACGCCGGCCGGATAGACCTTTTTCAGGATCCAGTATTCGATATCGGCAATGTCGTAGCTGTCAGGCTGGGTGACGGCGCGCTGGGCAGCGGCGTCGGAATCGGTCGCCGTCATCTCCAGCGTGATACCGAGATCGGCTTTGCACTTCTCGGCGATCGCATTGATGTTCGAAACGCCGGTACCGAACTGACGAAGCGTGATGTTCGTCTGCGCCCAGATGGTCGGGAAGCCGGTGATGGCGCCCGAGCCGGCAATGGCGCCGACGGCGGCAGCACCCGTCTTCAGAAGCGAGCGGCGGGAAATACCCTTTTCCGCTTTCGTCGTGGTTTTCGTTTCAGTCGTCATGGCAGTTCCCCTTTTTTGATGCTGAAGGTCACGCGGAAACGCGGCCGAGGAGGACGGCATCCTCCAGAGCCCAACTCAGAGACACCGCATCGCCGACCGAGACCGGCTTTGCGAAATAGTCGCTGTCACTTGCGATGACGGTGAAGTCGTCGCTGCCGGCTCCGAACACGGTGATCTTCACCGAGGAGCCGCGATATTCGATGTTGGAGACGATACCGTTGAAACCGAGGGTCCATTCGGTCGCCACTTGGAGGCGCACGCGGTCGGTGCGGATGCCGATATCGATGGGCTCGCCGATCTCCCTGCCAGTCCCGCGCACGGAAAAGCTCTGCCCCTCCGGCACCTGCATCACGACAACGCCGTTCTCGCTCGATGTCACCCGGCCGGAAAGCACGTTATGATCGCCCATGAAACGCGCAACGAAGGCGGTTGCCGGCTTCTCGAAAACGTCGCGCGGTGCAGCGGCCTGTTCGATGCGCCCGTCATTCATGATGACGATCAGGTCGGCGAGCGCCATCGCCTCTTCCTGGCTGTGCGTCACATGCACGAACGTGATGCCGAGCGTCTTTTGCAGCTTCTTCAGCTCCGCCCGCATGCGGATCTTCAGGAACGGGTCGAGCGCGGAGAGCGGCTCGTCGAGCAGCAAAGCTTCCGGATCGGTAATCAGCGCACGCGCCAGCGCCACGCGCTGCTGCTGGCCGCCCGAAAGCTGCGCCGGCCGGCGGGATGCATAGGCATCCATCTGCATCAGCTTCAGCATGTCGAGCGCCTTGGCGCGACGCTCTTCCTTGTCGACACCCTTCATCTTCAGGCTGAAAGCAACATTGTCGATAAGGTCGAGATGGGGAAACAGCGCGTAGGACTGGAACATCATCGCCGTGCCGCGCTTTGCCGGCGGGAAATCGGTGACGACGACATTGCCGAGGCGGACATCGCCCGATGAAATGGTCTCGTGACCGGCGATCATGCGCAGCGTCGAGGTCTTGCCGCAGCCTGAAGGACCCAGGAAGCAGCAATAGGAACCTGCCGGGATTTTAAGGCTGATGGCATGCACTGCGGTGGTCGCGCCATAGACCTTGGAAACGGATGCTATATCGATCTCTGCCGCTTTCGACATCGTGTCTTCCTCTGTTCGAGAAAGACGATGCATCTGCCGTGCCAATTTGCCGGGCGCATTCCAAACCCTTACAAATCATGAATTTTTCATGACATAATGCGCCCTGACGAAAGAGCGGATATTTTTCGCGCTGCACACAAAATGGGCTTTCGTGCTCAATTCGTGCAAAAGATCGTATACAATTCTGACTAAATCCTGCTCACAAAATCCGTTTAACTTTTGAGACGAAGATGGCTATGTTTACTGACATCAAGGAAACCGATTTCATGAAATCTGCCGCCAGCGCCATCAGTCAAGACGATACCCAGGAAACGGGCGTCCCGCAGATCCGCGATGCGATCAGGGACGCGATCGTCGAGCGGCGCCTGTCACCCGGCACGAAACTGTCGGAAAGCGATGTCGGCAATCTCTTCAACGTCAGCCGCACGTTGGCGCGCGCTGCCTTGCAAGCGCTATCCTATGAAGGTCTCGTCAGCGTCGAAAAGAATCGCGGCGCTTTCGTCGCCTATCCCTCCCCGGAAGAGGCCCGGCAGATTTTTGCCGCCCGCCGGTTGGTCGAGCCCGGCATTCTGCGGGAAGCTGCCGCCCGCATCACACCATCCGATATCCAGCACCTGAAGCAATTGCTTTTGGAGGAAGGCCGGCTGATGAGCGAACGCGGCCAGACGGCAAGGCGGGCAGAGATCAAGGCGTCGGGCGATTTCCACCTGACGCTCGCGGCTATATCCGGTAATGCGATCATGCAGCGCTTCATGGAAGAGCTGGTCGCCCGCTCATCCCTGGTGATCGCGCTCTACGGGCAATCGACGGTGTCAAGCTGCGGCCATGCCGAACACGGGGACATCATCGAGGCGATCGAACGCAGGGAACTCGACCGCGCCTGCCATCTGATGCTGCACCATATCGCCCATATCGAGGCCGATCTCGACCTGCGTGAACGCAAGAGTCTCGGCCTCAAGGAAGCATTCGAACTCTGAGAGATCAGTGGCCTGGTGAAGGGAGATCGGCGGCGCGGCTGATTTCCTCCACGCTCATCGGTTCGCTCGAGCGCAGCTTGATCTTGCCGTCAGCGCCGATCAGCACCAACCCGAATTCGCCGTTGAGCGGTCCCTGAAGCTGTTCGCGCACATCGTCGGCATCAAGGTCATGTCCATCCTCGAATAGGGAGAATGCACCGCCGCCGGCGATGGTGAAGACCTCGATATCGTCTTCGATCAGCCGCATCTGCGATTTGCGCAGCAATTCGTCCTGAATGATCGGCCTGTCGTCCTCGGCGTCGGCAAAGACGATCAAGATATTCTTCTCGCCCAGGAACTGTTCCAGCGATCGCGGCAGATGAGGCTTGCGGACGCCGGATCCGATGATTTCTTGCAGAATGGATTTCAACATGATGCTCATTCCTTCTCTGCCTGTTTCAACGGCTGGAAATGAGCACGGTTCCCGAATGGGGGAGGATCGCGGCCAATGCCGCGATCCAGTAGGGCTATTCGCGCGGTTCGCCTTCGGATGCGCGCGTCGAAAGCGCGACGATGTCAGGCGTACCATTGGCGAGAAGGCGCTTGCGCACCAGAACGCGCATGACGCGCGCCGCCGTGGAAAAGGTCATCTGGTCCAACGGTCCCTCGCCCTCCCAGGGTTTGGTCAGCCGTTCGGTGACGGCGCTGACGATATTGGCCGGGACGATATCGGTGCATTCGCGCATGGCTTCGAAAACGAAACTGATAGGGATGACCCTGCCTTCATAGGTAACGATCGGCTCCGTCAATTCGCTGTCCCATTCCTCATAGGCGTAAAGCGCCTCGCGGAAGAGCTGCTGCAGGGTAAACGGCGCATGTCCGTTGTGAAGTGGCGGCAGTGCATTCATCATGTCTGTCTCCTCTGTGGATTAAGCCAGCTTCCTCAAGACCCGGTCCGGATCGACGCGGAAACAAAAGCTCGACTCCTCCTTCGGACCGGATACACGATTCATTTTATAGAGTAACACAGGCGTGATAAAGCCATTTCTGACCACCCTGCTCGCGGCAGGTTCTAACCGATTGAAATTCATTAAGACTTGCCGGCATTTTTTGTTGGCGAGACAGGCTCAAACAGCGTTTTCGCCTGTAGACAACATCGGAAAGGCGGATTTGGAACCTTTAAGGCGCTGACAGGTTTTTCCCCCGCAAGCAGTCTGGGGAGATCAGCAATGACGCAAATTCACCAACCTGAACGACGCAGCCGCACCCTGCGTGGCCGCCCCTATAGTCTTCATGAGTTCGCCGCCAAATACGGCCTCAAGAACGAACAGGCCGAAAGCCTCTTCACCCGCTTCGGTCCGTCTTCTATCGAGTTGGACTTGTTGATGGCGGCCAAGCGCCGTCCGCCAGTTCAGCCCGACCGTATCCGCGAGTAGGATAGAATCGTGAGCAGCAAAGACAAAATCCGCAAAGATGCCGGAGGACAGTTCGCGCGTTCGGACGAGGGCCGCCGCAACGACGGCGTCTCCAGCGCCAAGCCGCGCGACATCACTCATTCCGATGATGCCACCATCCACCGCACACCGCCCGGCCAGAGGTCGCACAGGGACTGGAACGTCAACCACGACGAAGCCAACAGCGAGCGGTCACGCCCTGAATGACCGCTCCTCCCTCTGCGGCCTCCTGAAGCGAAATTTCACCGAATATGTCGGGAACACATCTCAGGTGAAATCGTTCTTCCGGTGAGCATGGCGAAAGGCCATGCGGCCCCATCGAAAGACGGCATATTTTGCCGGCTCCTTCTACACGATCGGCTTGAAGTGCCGCCTTTGGCGGGAGGCCGATCGTGTGGAATCGAAGGCGGGGGAAAAGATCGGCGCAAGAAGGACGGAATTATGAGCAACACCTCCAGGCATGAGTGGATATGCAAGCGAGCCTATGCGATCTGGGAAGCGGAAGGCAGGCCGCACGGCCGTGATGCCGAACATTGGCTCCAGGCAACAGCCGAACGCGAGAGGCTGGAGCGCACTCGTGCCTCGACGGATGGCAATGAAGTCCTCGTCAAATTTCGCCCGAAAGCGCCGAAACCACGCAGGCCGGCTGCTCTCGGCTACCAACGCCAAAAGCTGTCGCGGGCCGGTTGAACGCACGGCTATTCCAAACTGACACGGAAACGGGCCGAGAAATCGCCTTCCCACCACATCGGGAAGTTGGTTCCCCATTTATTGTTGTGCAGGTTGAAGCGGATTCCCTCTTCAAAATCCGGCAAGCCTTTGCAGAAACTCATGAAATCCCAGCTCTGCGGCGCGACCAGCGGCGTGTCCAGGGGCTTGATGAGGAGCGCCCTTGCACCGCCTCCAGCATCCTCGAAATCGCCCCGGACTGCAGTAACGGCCTGAAGCTGAGCACCACCGGAGCTGGCAGATTTTCCGGATGGGTGCCATAGACCCATCTTCCTGAAGGCCCAGCCCTTTGCGACCTCGGGCGTAAAGGAAAGGAAACTTGCCTCCGGCATGCGGTTCGCCGGCTTGTCGCGCAGCGAAAGGCGCAGTTCCAAGGCATCGCCATCGGCCGAAAACGCGACAGCGAGCTGGCGCGGTGCGCCGAAACGTTCAACAGCCTCAGTGGGCATGGACAGCAGAAGCCCTCCCTCGCCGGCACTTTTAAGATCAGGCATGAAAATCTTGGAGAGCGCAGCACCCGAACGGTCAAGCCCCGGCTTGTCGTGATCCAGCACCGCCCATTCCTGGCGATGGGTGAGATAGCTGTCCATATGCCTGTTGACGTCGGCAGCATCGTAGCTCTCATAGCGATAGGCGATCAGAGAGCCAGCACGGCCGGTGATCCGCCGGCCCTGCGGTGATGTGAGCGCCGTGACATCACCCGTCACTTCATTCAGCTCGATCGACCAGCCGCCGGCGCTGAGACGGGTTTCGCGGCTCATGCTGTCGACGAACGGCGGCGCAAAAAGCTCCGCAAGCACAGCCTGTGCGTGCTGCTGGTCATCGCCATCGAGTTCGGCGACGGCCTGGTCGATATAGCCGCGCTGCTCGTCCCACGATGCCTCGGTATAGGCGAACCGGTAGTCCGTTTTGCGAGCAGCTTTGAAATCGGCTTTTGCCCAGGCCCTGTCGTCGCGCAGGTAGGATTTGATATCCACCCCGCACGTATGCTCCGCCACCATGGCAAGCCCGCGCCCAAAGGCGAGCCTGCGCCTATTGAGCCCCTCGCCGGCAAAACGGTCATAGAGCCGCTGCAGGGCCAGAAACTTCGCCGTCTTCAAGGGATCGGCGGCGCTGCCATGGATCCAGCTGTCGCCCAACTCCAGCTCCAGCACCGGAAAGCGTTCGCGCTTCCCCCAGAGGATCGCACCATAATCCTCCAGCGTCGCCGCGCGGATGATCGCGTCAGGCTCATGGCGGCGCATGTCGCGATGGACTTCCGCAGTCTGCGGCACGCTCTGCGGACCGATATTGTCCTGCGTATGCGCAAAGCTCAGCCCGTCGTCGAAACCTTCGGGGAAATAGGTCTCGCCATAGGAGCGCTGGTACATGACGACGACTTCCGCCCCATCGGGCGCGCGCCAGCGGAAAACATCGGGCACATCAGGCGGCGGGGAAGCGGTGTTGACGCCGAGATGCAGGAAGCGGATGCCGGCCTCGGCAAGCAGAGGCACCATGCCGAGGGTGTGGCCGGGAACGTCGGTCATCTTCGCCGCAATCGTCGTCCTGCCGAAACGGCGGTCGAGCTCCTGCGAAAAGGAAAGACCGGCGCGGAACAGGTCTGACGACATCAGCTCCGTGTGGGTGGTGAAGGGCAGCCCGTGCCAGCGGATGAGTCCCCGCTCGATCGCCTGCTCGAGTGCTGCGACCTCGGCAGGCGAGCGCGAATTCAGATGATCCCAGATCAGCCACGCGCCCGTTGTCCAGATGAACTTCGGCTCTTCAGGGTTTTCGGCATGGAAATGCGCGCCGGTCTCGATCGCCTGCGGGATGAAGCGCTCGTGATATTGACGGCGGACTTTCTCGGCATGATCAGTAAAGCCGATGTCGAGATGGGTCTTGAAGACCAGATGCACACGCTTTTCGGTCATTTCCATTCCATTGGGCCGGCCTTGCCGCCATCAAGCGGTTTTCACGCGGTCTCCACGCAAGGCGCTGTGTGTCCAACGCGCAATACAGGCCATCCTCCCAATATGATACAACAACCTGCTGTGTAATCGTTTCCACAAACAGCCTTGCGCCGCAACGTAACGATCCGTCAAGCATATTTGAGCGAGATACCCGAATATGCTGGATATTTTGTTGTACTTTGTTTCGAGCGTCTTGCCTGCGGTACCAGACCGCAATTATCTAACGAAAGAATGTGAAGACGTGTTCATATGCCATCTGCCCTGATGGCCGGTGAGATGCGTTCGCGATATGCCTGTCATCTTGCTGCTTTACACGACGTATCCGAACCTTCGCCGATGGCCGCTCCATGACCGAATTCACCGTCCATGTCACACGTTCCAGCCAGGCGAATGATCACTGTTTCCAAGTGCCCTTCGATATTCCCTCGGGCACGACCATTTTCGGGCTAGTTTCGGGAACGGCAGATATTCGCGGCGCAATGAGCGATCGCATCGTCCGGCCCGGTCAGGCATTCTCGCCGAAGAAACGATCGAAGCGGAGGAATGGCAGGACAGCTTTTCGGGACCGCCAAAAACCTTGCGGCGCGCGGAAATCATCGTGGAAGCTGCGTAGCAGCCAATCCGGCAGTCCCGTCCACATCGAAGGAATTCGTAACTGATGTAACGATAAAGGAGTGACTATTTCTCTTCGCAGAGCGTCCGGTGAACCTCTGTCCAGAACAAGGCAAGCAACGTATCGCCGTTGCGTTCGGCGACGAGCGCGCGGATCAGCGCCTCGGAGCCGGCCATGTCCTGCCAGCTCGATTTCAGCCCTTTGGCGGCCTGATGGCATTCGGCGATATCGAACGTTCTCTTACTGTCCATCTGGAGCCTCCCCGGAAAAGGCGCTAACAGATGGATCTGGAAAAGTCATTCCCCGCATATGTGGGGATGCCTTGTATTTTTGACATTCCTCGCGGTAGGATTGAACGGTTTGAGACAGGCGGCACGATGACGGAAAATAGCTATTCGCAAAAATTCGAAGCCGTTTTCGAACAGATCAAGGCTGCGGAAAATGTCGATGCTTCCATCCGCATTTTCCAGGCGGGATATGCCGTGGACTATGTCACCTATCACCTCGCTCAGACCATTGCGGCAAAGATAGACGCCCCTTTTGTGCGCACCACCTATCCGGATGCCTGGGTGTCTCGCTATCTGCTCAACAGCTATGTGAAGGTCGATCCGATCGTCAAACAGGGCTTCGAGCGCCAGCTGCCCTTCGACTGGAGCGAGGTCGAGCCGACACCGGAAGCCTATGCCATGCTCGTCGACGCCCAGAAGCACGGGATCGGCGGAAACGGCTATTCGATCCCCGTTGCCGACAAGGCGCAGCGCCGCGCGCTGCTGTCGATCAATGCCCGCATTCCGCTCGATGACTGGACCTCCATGGTCAAGCTCTATCGCAATGAGTGGATCGAACTCGCCCATGTCATCCATCGGAAGGCCATCTACGAGCTTCACGGCGAGAACGACCCGGTGCCGACGCTTTCCCCGCGCGAAATCGAATGTCTGCATTGGACGGCACTCGGCAAGGACTACAAGGACATCGCCGTCATCCTCGGCATTTCCGAGCATACGACCCGCGACTACCTGAAAACTGCACGCTTCAAGCTCGGCTGCGCCACCATTTCCGCGGCCGCCTCGCGGGCCGTGCAGTTGCGCATCATCAACCCCTAAGCTTTTCCGGATTAGTTTGGAACATTCTGTTGGCTCAAACGGGCCGGTCGATCAGACCGCCCGTTTCAGAGTGGTTTATGCTGACCAGGAAAGACTCTAAACGACCCCCCCATATGCGGGGGCTCATCTGTAGGCACCCATATGAGGGAATTTCCGATCCCGCCGTCCTGAACCATTCTGCCCTCACGAACCCAACACGCTGGAGGGCAAAATGTTCGTTATCATTCAGGCACATGAGTATCAGAAATACGCTTTCATACTCGACCAGATGTTCCGCCTGCGCAAGAAAGTCTTCGCGGACACCCTTGGCTGGAACGTTCCGGTAATCGGCCCCTTCGAGCGCGACAGCTATGACTCGCTCTGCCCGGCCTATCTCGTCTGGTGCAACGAAACCCGCACCCGCCTATACGGCGGCATGCGCCTGATGCCGACGACCGGACCGACCCTCCTCTACGACGTCTTCCGCGCAACGTTCCCGCAGGCAGCCAATCTCGTCGCCCCCGGCATCTGGGAAGGCACCCGCATGTGCATCGACGAGGAAGCAATCGCCGACGATTTTCCCGATGTCGATGCCGGCCGCGCCTTCTCCATGCTGCTGCTCGCACTTTGCGAATGCGCCCTCGACCACGGCATCCACACGATGATCTCAAACTATGAGCCGCATCTGAAGCGCGTCTACAAGCGCGCCGGCGCCGAAGTCGATGAACTCGGCCGGGCCGATGGCTACGGCAAGTATCCGGTCTGCTGCGGCGCCTTCGAAGTTTCCGAACGTGTGCTCACTAGGATGCGCGCATCCCTCGGCATCGATACCCCCCTCTACACCCGCTACGTCCCGACACGTTCCGTCGTGACGCAATTCCTGGAGATGGCAGCATGAACCGCTTGAACGAAACCACCGTGCAAAAAGATATCGGCGCGCTGGAACGACATATCCTCGCATCCCGCGATATCGCCACGCAGATGGGAGACCCCTTCCTCTCCTATCTGCTCTCGATGGCTCTCTTCACGATCTACGAGAAGAAGGCGCATCAGGAAAACGACCTGCTGAAGAGCAGCTACAACTGAGCAATTCCAGCAAAAGTGCTTGAGCGCTTTGCGTCCGGAATTGCGTGAAAACAAAGATATAGAGCATTTCCGTGACGTGAAGAAAATGGAAATGCTCCAACGGGTCCCCCGGGGCCAGCGGCCGGGCTTGAAGCAGACCTCCCCTTCAGGCTCGGCTGCGCCTCCCGATCTCAGGCGCCTTGCCTGAACTGGCCAGAACTGGCCGCAGCTACCGCCTCATGGAAGCGATCGCCGAAATCAAGGCCTCGTGCTGATAGGGTTTCGGCAGGAAAGCGGTGTTGGCCGGCAGCGACATGGGATCGAGCCGCACCATGCCCGAGGTAATGATGATGCCGATATTCGGCCGCATCGCCCTTACCCGCTTGGCCAACTGGATGCCATCCATCGAACCGGCCATGTTGACGTCGGTGAAGAGGATATCGACATCGTCGCGGGCCTTCAGAAGCACCAT
Proteins encoded:
- a CDS encoding ABC transporter permease; the protein is MNREKRSFQFYVLALFFAVFVLFLYGPLSAIVILSFQGPDGGLTFPLNGVSTHWFFNLFEKQAVGDFGASFQRSFILGLMVMIVTVVVSLMAGLAFRRRFRGSSVLFYATVASLVVPSIIISLGIGVVFQQGGLRPAWYSSAFGAHLTWTLPFGVLIMFAVFNRFSPAYEEAARDLGATSWQTFRHVVLPMIAPSLIGVGLFGFTLSYDEFARTLMTSGTYNTLPLEIYGMTTNVTTPVLYALGTVTTLFSFTIILVALGIMMMLGRRQAKTR
- a CDS encoding ABC transporter permease; protein product: MATIASEQTIPAAETPKRAFRLAPWAISYLQATPLIAILGFFFILPIAMIAVVSFWDYDFAGLYPDFLTMNYTETLGSWVTWKTYLNTLKFTVIVWALTLFIGFWVAYFLAFHIRKTSTQMILFLVCTVPFMTSNIIRMISWIPVLGRNGLVNSALVQMGIVPQPVEWLLYSDFAVVLAMVHLYTLFMVTPIFNTLMRIDRSLFEAARDAGASGWQVLWNVVIPLAKPGMAIGTIFVVTLVMADFSTVQVMSGGQSASVALMMKNQMSLLQYPAAAANAVVLLAVVLTMVAAILRVVDIRREL
- a CDS encoding PotD/PotF family extracellular solute-binding protein, which codes for MTTETKTTTKAEKGISRRSLLKTGAAAVGAIAGSGAITGFPTIWAQTNITLRQFGTGVSNINAIAEKCKADLGITLEMTATDSDAAAQRAVTQPDSYDIADIEYWILKKVYPAGVIQPMDVKKLKYYDQVVPLFKNGKLKPDSVIAQGTAPHTVGYVESKDAKTFAKGETELFTMMPTIYNADTLGIRPDLVGREITTWADIMDPKFKGKTSILNIPSIGIMDAAMIMEALGNIKYADKGNMTKAEIDKTIEFLIKAKQDGQFRAFWKSFDESVNLMASGEVVIQSMWSPAVAAVRSKGIACKYQPLKEGYRSWGGGLGLAAHLKGAQLDAAYEYINWYTSGWVGGYLNRQGYYSACMDTAKNFMTADEWGYWIEGKAAQGDILSPEGKVMEKAGAVRDGGSFEERMGHVACWNSVMDEDRYMVRRWNEFIAA
- a CDS encoding ABC transporter ATP-binding protein, whose protein sequence is MSKAAEIDIASVSKVYGATTAVHAISLKIPAGSYCCFLGPSGCGKTSTLRMIAGHETISSGDVRLGNVVVTDFPPAKRGTAMMFQSYALFPHLDLIDNVAFSLKMKGVDKEERRAKALDMLKLMQMDAYASRRPAQLSGGQQQRVALARALITDPEALLLDEPLSALDPFLKIRMRAELKKLQKTLGITFVHVTHSQEEAMALADLIVIMNDGRIEQAAAPRDVFEKPATAFVARFMGDHNVLSGRVTSSENGVVVMQVPEGQSFSVRGTGREIGEPIDIGIRTDRVRLQVATEWTLGFNGIVSNIEYRGSSVKITVFGAGSDDFTVIASDSDYFAKPVSVGDAVSLSWALEDAVLLGRVSA
- a CDS encoding GntR family transcriptional regulator codes for the protein MKSAASAISQDDTQETGVPQIRDAIRDAIVERRLSPGTKLSESDVGNLFNVSRTLARAALQALSYEGLVSVEKNRGAFVAYPSPEEARQIFAARRLVEPGILREAAARITPSDIQHLKQLLLEEGRLMSERGQTARRAEIKASGDFHLTLAAISGNAIMQRFMEELVARSSLVIALYGQSTVSSCGHAEHGDIIEAIERRELDRACHLMLHHIAHIEADLDLRERKSLGLKEAFEL
- a CDS encoding DUF4174 domain-containing protein; the protein is MLKSILQEIIGSGVRKPHLPRSLEQFLGEKNILIVFADAEDDRPIIQDELLRKSQMRLIEDDIEVFTIAGGGAFSLFEDGHDLDADDVREQLQGPLNGEFGLVLIGADGKIKLRSSEPMSVEEISRAADLPSPGH
- a CDS encoding DUF2934 domain-containing protein, producing the protein MSNTSRHEWICKRAYAIWEAEGRPHGRDAEHWLQATAERERLERTRASTDGNEVLVKFRPKAPKPRRPAALGYQRQKLSRAG
- a CDS encoding DUF5054 domain-containing protein, whose protein sequence is MTEKRVHLVFKTHLDIGFTDHAEKVRRQYHERFIPQAIETGAHFHAENPEEPKFIWTTGAWLIWDHLNSRSPAEVAALEQAIERGLIRWHGLPFTTHTELMSSDLFRAGLSFSQELDRRFGRTTIAAKMTDVPGHTLGMVPLLAEAGIRFLHLGVNTASPPPDVPDVFRWRAPDGAEVVVMYQRSYGETYFPEGFDDGLSFAHTQDNIGPQSVPQTAEVHRDMRRHEPDAIIRAATLEDYGAILWGKRERFPVLELELGDSWIHGSAADPLKTAKFLALQRLYDRFAGEGLNRRRLAFGRGLAMVAEHTCGVDIKSYLRDDRAWAKADFKAARKTDYRFAYTEASWDEQRGYIDQAVAELDGDDQQHAQAVLAELFAPPFVDSMSRETRLSAGGWSIELNEVTGDVTALTSPQGRRITGRAGSLIAYRYESYDAADVNRHMDSYLTHRQEWAVLDHDKPGLDRSGAALSKIFMPDLKSAGEGGLLLSMPTEAVERFGAPRQLAVAFSADGDALELRLSLRDKPANRMPEASFLSFTPEVAKGWAFRKMGLWHPSGKSASSGGAQLQAVTAVRGDFEDAGGGARALLIKPLDTPLVAPQSWDFMSFCKGLPDFEEGIRFNLHNNKWGTNFPMWWEGDFSARFRVSLE
- a CDS encoding LuxR family transcriptional regulator; translated protein: MTENSYSQKFEAVFEQIKAAENVDASIRIFQAGYAVDYVTYHLAQTIAAKIDAPFVRTTYPDAWVSRYLLNSYVKVDPIVKQGFERQLPFDWSEVEPTPEAYAMLVDAQKHGIGGNGYSIPVADKAQRRALLSINARIPLDDWTSMVKLYRNEWIELAHVIHRKAIYELHGENDPVPTLSPREIECLHWTALGKDYKDIAVILGISEHTTRDYLKTARFKLGCATISAAASRAVQLRIINP